One stretch of Eretmochelys imbricata isolate rEreImb1 chromosome 1, rEreImb1.hap1, whole genome shotgun sequence DNA includes these proteins:
- the LOC144272415 gene encoding uncharacterized protein LOC144272415, which translates to MQSSSAEVTMMESQNRKRAPAWTEREVRDLIAVWGEESMLSELHFSFRNAKTFVKISQGMKDRGHNRDLKKCCVKFKELRQAYQKTRGANSRSGSEPQTCRFYDELHAVLGGSATTTPAVLFDSFNGDGGNTEAGFGDEEDEDDDEVVDRSQQASGETGFPDSQEPFLTLDLEPVPPEPTQGCLLDPAGGEGTSTAYVSMITGSSPSQRLVKIRKKKKRTCDEMFSELMLSSHTDRAQTNAWRQIMSECRKAQNDQEERWWAEESKWWAEDRAEAQMWRQRDERRQDSMLRLLEDQTSMLQCMVELQQRQLEHRLPLQPLCNQLPSSPSSIASIPRYPRTRWGGPLANQPLSHRGLPQKKKAGIQ; encoded by the exons atgcagagctcatccgcagaggtgaccatgatggagtcccagaatcgcaaaagagctccagcatggactgaacgggaggtacgggatctgatcgctgtatggggagaggaatccatgctatcagaactccatttcagttttcgaaatgccaaaacctttgtcaaaatctcccagggcatgaaggacagaggccataacagggacctgaagaaGTGCTgcgtgaaatttaaggagctgaggcaagcctaccagaaaaccagaggggcgaacagccgctccgggtcagagccccaaacatgccgcttctatgatgagctgcatgccgttttagggggttcagccaccactaccccagccgtgttgtttgactccttcaatggagatggaggcaacacggaagcaggttttggggacgaagaagatgaggatgatgatgaggttgtagatcgctcacagcaagcaagcggagaaaccggttttcccgacagccaggaaccgtttctcaccctggacctggagccagtaccccccgaacccacccaaggctgcctcctggacccagcaggcggagaagggacctcca ctgcatatgtttcaatgatcacaggatcttctccttcccagaggctagtgaagattagaaagaaaaaaaaacgcacttgtgatgaaatgttctctgagctcatgctgtcctcccacactgacagagcacagacgaatgcgtggaggcaaataatgtcagagtgcaggaaagcacaaaatgaccaggaggagaggtggtgggctgaagagagtaagtggtgggctgaagacagggctgaagctcaaatgtggcggcagcgtgatgagaggaggcaggattcaatgctgaggctgctggaggatcaaaccagtatgctccagtgtatggttgagctgcagcaaaggcagctggagcacagactgccactacagcccctgtgtaaccaactgccctcatccccaagttccatagcctccatacccagatacccaagaacgcggtggggggggccactggccaaccagccactcagccacagaggattgccccaaaaaaagaaggctggcattcaataa